One Pirellulales bacterium genomic region harbors:
- a CDS encoding YqgE/AlgH family protein produces the protein MTSLQGQVLVASPKLGDPNFFRAVVLLVRHSEEGAFGIVLNRPSSTQLKEVWGNVSETPCTTEAVIHHGGPCEGPLSSIHTEEFLAEGEVAPNLYFSAGKDKIEHLVLKSEDAARFYAGYAGWSSKQLEDEVGEGAWFTAPAKPEHAFWPADDLWDRLSRELASTTRLAGIKVKHEPPDPLLN, from the coding sequence ATGACATCGCTCCAAGGCCAAGTATTGGTGGCATCGCCAAAGCTGGGCGATCCGAACTTTTTTCGTGCGGTCGTGTTACTGGTGCGGCATAGCGAGGAAGGGGCCTTCGGCATCGTGCTGAATCGGCCCAGCAGCACCCAACTCAAAGAAGTTTGGGGCAACGTCAGCGAAACCCCATGCACCACCGAGGCGGTGATTCATCATGGCGGACCATGCGAAGGCCCGCTCTCGTCGATTCACACGGAAGAGTTTCTAGCCGAAGGAGAAGTCGCGCCGAATTTGTACTTCTCCGCAGGCAAAGACAAAATTGAACATTTAGTCCTCAAATCGGAAGACGCAGCCAGGTTCTATGCAGGATATGCCGGCTGGAGTTCCAAGCAGTTGGAAGACGAAGTTGGCGAGGGGGCTTGGTTCACGGCCCCCGCCAAACCTGAACATGCATTCTGGCCCGCCGACGATCTTTGGGACCGGCTGAGCCGCGAGTTGGCTTCAACGACGCGGCTGGCAGGCATCAAAGTAAAGCATGAACCGCCCGACCCGCTGTTGAATTGA